One genomic segment of Erysipelotrichaceae bacterium 66202529 includes these proteins:
- a CDS encoding MarR family transcriptional regulator, whose protein sequence is MYMKREDINAFMDEFYSISCKMNQIRITPITFQGNITTNSAGLFFMDAIASHKGIKMSEIGEVLGITKGAVSQMAAKLEKKHLIRKIKSKTNAKDIYLELTPQGEQVNREQCVLRKKMYEGISEIISDYSEHDTEIIRVFLNQAGLYLEQYRKELARLHEE, encoded by the coding sequence ATGTATATGAAAAGAGAAGATATCAATGCGTTTATGGATGAATTTTACAGCATTTCTTGTAAAATGAACCAGATCAGAATCACCCCGATTACCTTTCAGGGGAATATTACAACAAATTCCGCAGGCTTATTTTTTATGGATGCCATTGCATCTCATAAGGGCATAAAAATGTCGGAAATCGGAGAGGTGCTGGGAATTACCAAGGGGGCAGTTTCACAGATGGCTGCCAAGCTGGAGAAAAAGCATCTAATACGCAAGATAAAAAGCAAAACAAATGCCAAGGATATCTATCTGGAGCTGACACCGCAGGGGGAACAGGTGAATCGGGAACAGTGTGTGCTGCGTAAAAAGATGTATGAGGGTATCAGTGAAATTATATCGGACTACAGTGAGCACGATACGGAAATCATCCGGGTGTTTTTGAATCAGGCAGGCTTATATCTGGAACAATACCGAAAGGAGCTCGCCCGGCTGCATGAAGAATAA
- a CDS encoding ATP-binding cassette domain-containing protein, with protein sequence MLQIKNIHKQYKTGSLIQKALDGVSLNLRDNEFVAILGPSGSGKTTLLNIIGGLDRYDEGDLIINGISTKKYRDRDWDSYRNHTIGFVFQSYNLIPHQTILANVELALTISGISKAERRQKAKQALEEVGLGEQGHKKPNQMSGGQMQRVAIARALVNDPDILLADEPTGALDSDTSVQVMNLLKEVAKDRLVVMVTHNPELAQDYATRIVELRDGRIRSDSDPYEVREEELEQPKHENMGKSSMSFTTSLLLSFNNLRTKKARTILTSFAGSIGIIGIALILSLSNGVNQYIQSIEEDTLSEYPLQIQSTGFDITSMMTDGNPNQKQGEKDETKIHVSQMITNMFSKIGSNDLTSLKHYLDSGKTDIESNTNSIEYTYTVAPQIYRTDAGTIRQVHPDTSFSSLGFGSSSNTNSMMSAMMSTDVFYQMPSNAKLYENQYDIKAGRWPKGYKECVLVLTKNGNINDFMLYTLGLRDYKELDQMVEQFSKDEKVKVPDESRSYSYDEIVGKQFKLVNAKDYYQYDEKYNVYKDKTDDKSYMKKLVNNGEDIRIVGVVQPVESATATMLKAGIAYPADLTMHVINQAKDSDIVKKQLAKPNTDVFTGKSFTDKEHSKFDMNSLFTVDADMLKQAFSFDQSKLNMDMSQLDLSNIKLDMSQLPQLDFQSVLAGMKVTISEEQLQKLAATLQTDFQKYLMNNALLDPTKMNEYMIAYVQTQPAQQLIQGELMNVLQESGLTQQFQTQLQKQMEAMMTQYASSFTKQLQQELGRQLQGQMSKFAANMQDAIQIDASAFAKAIKMNMNEEELSELMMSLMTSEVSSYDGNLKNLGYADLDKPGGISIYPKDFESKQKVIDVLDGYNADMKKVDEDKVISYTDYVGTLMSSVTDIINVISYVLIAFVAISLVVSSIMIGVITYISVLERKKEIGILRAIGASKKNISQVFNAETFIIGLLAGLLGIIITLLLLIPGNMLIHHLAGNVEVSAALPIAGGIILIVLSVILTLLGGLIPSKKAALEDPVTALRTE encoded by the coding sequence ATGCTTCAGATAAAAAATATACACAAGCAGTATAAGACAGGCAGTTTAATACAGAAGGCACTTGACGGTGTGAGTCTGAATTTGCGGGACAATGAATTTGTGGCCATACTGGGGCCGAGTGGTTCCGGAAAGACAACGCTTTTAAATATCATCGGAGGGCTCGACCGTTATGATGAGGGTGATTTGATTATCAACGGGATATCGACGAAAAAATACAGGGACAGAGACTGGGATTCCTATCGTAATCATACGATCGGCTTTGTATTCCAAAGCTATAATCTGATTCCGCATCAGACGATTCTGGCAAATGTTGAGCTTGCTTTAACGATTTCCGGTATATCGAAAGCAGAGCGAAGACAGAAGGCTAAACAGGCGCTGGAAGAGGTAGGTCTGGGAGAACAAGGACATAAAAAGCCAAACCAGATGTCCGGGGGACAGATGCAGCGTGTTGCCATCGCCCGTGCTTTGGTGAATGATCCGGATATCCTGTTGGCGGATGAGCCTACAGGTGCACTGGACAGCGATACGAGTGTACAGGTCATGAACCTGTTGAAGGAGGTTGCCAAGGATCGCCTTGTCGTCATGGTAACACACAATCCGGAGCTGGCACAGGACTATGCGACACGTATCGTGGAGCTGCGTGACGGTCGTATCCGCAGTGATTCTGATCCCTACGAGGTGAGGGAGGAGGAGCTGGAACAGCCAAAGCATGAAAATATGGGAAAATCTTCCATGTCCTTTACAACCTCCTTGCTTTTGAGCTTTAATAATCTGCGTACGAAAAAGGCACGAACGATCCTGACCTCCTTTGCGGGCTCTATTGGTATTATAGGAATAGCGCTGATTCTCTCCCTATCCAACGGAGTCAATCAGTACATCCAATCCATAGAGGAGGATACTTTATCGGAATATCCGCTGCAAATACAAAGCACAGGGTTTGATATCACCTCCATGATGACGGATGGAAACCCCAATCAGAAGCAGGGGGAGAAGGATGAGACAAAGATTCATGTATCTCAGATGATCACCAATATGTTCTCCAAGATCGGATCCAACGATCTGACCTCCTTAAAGCACTATCTGGACAGTGGAAAGACGGATATTGAAAGCAATACAAATTCCATAGAATATACGTACACCGTAGCACCGCAGATTTACCGTACGGATGCGGGTACGATCCGTCAGGTACATCCGGATACGTCTTTTTCCTCGCTGGGATTTGGCTCCTCCAGCAACACCAACAGCATGATGTCCGCCATGATGAGTACAGATGTCTTCTACCAGATGCCAAGCAATGCGAAGCTGTATGAAAATCAATATGATATCAAAGCGGGAAGATGGCCAAAAGGCTACAAGGAATGTGTGCTTGTTTTAACAAAAAACGGAAATATCAATGATTTTATGCTGTATACACTGGGTTTGCGTGATTATAAGGAGCTGGATCAGATGGTGGAACAGTTTTCGAAGGATGAAAAGGTCAAGGTTCCCGATGAAAGCCGTTCCTATTCCTATGATGAAATTGTCGGTAAGCAGTTTAAGCTTGTAAATGCAAAGGATTATTATCAATACGATGAGAAATATAATGTTTATAAGGATAAGACAGACGATAAGAGCTATATGAAAAAGCTGGTCAACAACGGAGAGGATATTCGAATCGTCGGTGTTGTTCAGCCGGTAGAGTCCGCAACTGCAACAATGCTGAAGGCGGGTATTGCCTATCCAGCTGATTTGACCATGCACGTGATCAATCAGGCGAAGGACAGCGATATTGTAAAAAAGCAGCTTGCAAAGCCTAATACGGATGTGTTTACCGGAAAGTCCTTTACAGACAAAGAACACAGTAAATTTGATATGAATTCTTTATTCACAGTTGATGCGGATATGCTGAAGCAGGCATTCTCTTTTGATCAGAGCAAGCTGAATATGGATATGTCACAGCTTGATTTAAGCAATATCAAATTGGATATGTCACAGCTCCCACAGCTTGATTTCCAATCTGTTCTAGCCGGGATGAAGGTTACGATTTCAGAAGAACAGCTGCAGAAACTGGCCGCCACACTGCAAACGGATTTCCAGAAATATCTCATGAACAATGCATTGCTGGATCCAACCAAAATGAATGAATACATGATTGCCTATGTACAGACACAGCCTGCACAGCAGCTCATTCAGGGAGAGCTGATGAATGTTCTGCAGGAAAGCGGACTGACACAGCAGTTTCAGACACAGCTGCAAAAGCAGATGGAAGCGATGATGACACAGTACGCATCATCCTTTACGAAGCAGCTGCAGCAGGAGCTTGGCAGACAGCTGCAAGGCCAGATGAGTAAGTTTGCGGCCAATATGCAGGATGCTATACAGATTGATGCCAGTGCATTCGCAAAGGCAATCAAAATGAATATGAATGAAGAAGAATTATCCGAGCTGATGATGTCGTTAATGACGAGTGAGGTTTCCTCCTATGACGGAAATCTGAAAAATCTGGGATATGCCGATCTGGATAAGCCAGGTGGTATCAGTATTTATCCAAAGGATTTTGAAAGCAAGCAGAAGGTGATTGACGTTTTGGACGGCTACAACGCTGATATGAAAAAGGTGGATGAGGATAAGGTTATTTCCTACACCGATTATGTTGGAACACTGATGTCGTCTGTTACAGATATCATTAACGTTATCAGCTATGTGCTGATTGCCTTTGTGGCAATCTCCCTAGTCGTATCCTCCATCATGATTGGTGTTATCACGTATATCAGCGTACTGGAGCGTAAGAAGGAAATCGGAATCCTGCGCGCGATCGGTGCTTCCAAGAAAAATATCTCTCAGGTATTCAATGCCGAGACGTTTATCATCGGGTTGCTGGCAGGACTTCTGGGTATTATCATTACCCTACTGCTGCTCATTCCGGGAAATATGCTGATACATCATCTTGCAGGCAATGTAGAGGTGAGTGCGGCACTGCCGATTGCCGGCGGTATCATCCTAATCGTTTTGAGTGTGATTCTGACGCTGCTCGGTGGTCTGATTCCATCTAAGAAAGCAGCACTGGAGGATCCGGTGACAGCACTTCGCACGGAATAA
- a CDS encoding rubredoxin/rubrerythrin, producing the protein MTWMCSICGYTYDGEDFTKEADDYLCPLCDSGKENFQQRDLATEIAAATNQFFAVQEEE; encoded by the coding sequence ATGACATGGATGTGCAGTATTTGTGGATATACCTATGACGGTGAAGATTTCACAAAAGAAGCGGACGATTATCTGTGCCCGTTATGCGACAGTGGAAAAGAAAATTTCCAGCAGCGTGATCTGGCTACGGAAATCGCAGCAGCGACCAATCAGTTTTTTGCCGTTCAGGAAGAGGAATAG
- a CDS encoding ferrous iron transport protein A, giving the protein MVLTSAPVGKNFQIAKVNGKDEVRSQLASLGFVEGADVSVVNELSGNVIIHVKDTRIALDRSLSNRIHVK; this is encoded by the coding sequence ATGGTACTGACAAGTGCACCGGTTGGAAAAAACTTTCAAATTGCAAAGGTAAACGGCAAAGACGAGGTTCGCAGTCAGCTTGCATCCCTGGGCTTTGTAGAAGGCGCTGATGTAAGTGTAGTGAACGAGCTGAGCGGGAATGTCATCATCCATGTGAAGGATACACGCATTGCATTGGATCGAAGTCTGTCCAACCGCATTCATGTGAAATAG
- a CDS encoding ferrous iron transport protein A: MILKEVKPGNSVTIRKLNSTGSVKKKLMDMGLTKNTEIYVRKVAPLGDPIELTVRGYELSIRKADAALIEVE, encoded by the coding sequence ATGATATTAAAAGAAGTAAAACCCGGAAACAGTGTGACGATCCGTAAGCTGAATTCTACCGGATCCGTCAAGAAAAAGCTGATGGATATGGGACTGACAAAAAATACGGAAATTTATGTACGCAAGGTTGCGCCGCTGGGAGATCCCATCGAGTTAACTGTGCGCGGCTATGAACTAAGCATCCGTAAGGCAGATGCAGCACTGATTGAAGTGGAATAG
- the feoB gene encoding ferrous iron transport protein B encodes MRRIALAGNPNCGKTTMFNALTGSNQYVGNWPGVTVEKKEGKLKGHKDIILTDLPGIYSLSPYSLDEVVARNYLIEERPDLIINIIDATNLERNLYLTTQLQETGIPVIAALNMMDLIQQETTEIDTGQLSRLLHIPVIEVSALKNRGLDELIEKAVGMLKDEAVPYVNIYSGMLKDALTRIAELPSIQEKGASTFWYAVKYLEADEKVLTAAPLNGQDNAVVAKLRKELEAAYDDDAESIITNERYAYLAGIIKQTYVKRHSGMRISDRIDHIVTNRWLALPIFAVVMYLVYYVSVTTVGTYVTDWTNDVLFGDIIPPAVTSFLEGIGTAGWLVSLIVDGIIAGIGAVLGFVPQMLVLFLFLAILEDCGYMARIAFIMDRVFRKFGLSGKSFIPMLIGTGCGVPGIMASRTIESEKDRRMTIMTTTFIPCSAKLPIIALIAGALFQGASWVAPSAYFVGIAAVICSGIMLKKTRLFAGDPSPFVMELPAYHIPKALNVLRSMWERGWSFIKKAGSIILLSTIFIWFTSNFGMVDGSFTMLEESQLNESFLANLGSAIAPLFAPLGWGEWQASVAAITGLVAKENVVATFGILYGFGEVAEDGAQIWGTLAAGFTVAAAYSFLVFNLLCAPCFAAIGAIKREMNNAKWTIFAVAYQCIFAYAVAFMIFQFATFFTTGVFTIGTVIALLVLLVLLVLLFRPESKRQVASVKANANA; translated from the coding sequence ATGAGAAGAATTGCATTGGCTGGAAACCCAAACTGTGGTAAAACAACGATGTTTAACGCATTGACAGGCAGTAATCAGTATGTTGGAAACTGGCCGGGTGTCACAGTGGAAAAAAAGGAAGGAAAGCTGAAGGGACATAAGGATATCATTCTTACAGATCTTCCAGGAATTTATTCCTTGTCTCCATATTCTCTGGATGAAGTTGTGGCAAGGAATTATCTGATTGAGGAGCGGCCCGATCTGATTATCAATATTATAGATGCGACCAACCTGGAACGCAATCTGTATCTGACAACACAGCTGCAGGAGACAGGGATTCCGGTGATTGCAGCATTGAATATGATGGATTTGATTCAGCAGGAAACTACAGAAATTGATACCGGACAATTATCAAGGCTGCTGCATATTCCGGTAATTGAGGTCTCCGCATTGAAGAACCGCGGGCTGGATGAGTTGATTGAAAAAGCGGTAGGTATGCTGAAAGATGAGGCTGTTCCATATGTCAATATATACAGCGGGATGTTGAAGGATGCCCTGACACGGATTGCTGAGCTTCCATCGATTCAGGAAAAGGGTGCAAGCACCTTCTGGTATGCCGTAAAGTATTTGGAGGCTGATGAAAAAGTCCTGACGGCAGCACCGCTGAATGGTCAGGACAATGCGGTTGTAGCAAAACTGCGTAAGGAGCTGGAGGCTGCTTATGACGATGATGCAGAAAGCATTATCACAAATGAACGTTATGCATACCTTGCCGGCATCATCAAGCAAACATATGTGAAAAGACATAGCGGCATGCGTATATCTGACCGTATTGATCATATCGTAACCAATCGCTGGCTGGCACTGCCGATTTTTGCAGTTGTCATGTATCTTGTATACTACGTATCGGTAACAACGGTTGGTACGTATGTTACCGACTGGACAAATGATGTGCTGTTTGGAGATATCATTCCTCCTGCCGTGACTTCCTTTCTGGAAGGCATTGGAACCGCAGGGTGGCTGGTTTCTTTGATTGTCGATGGTATCATTGCTGGGATAGGAGCAGTTCTTGGCTTTGTTCCGCAAATGCTTGTGCTCTTTCTGTTTCTGGCTATTCTGGAGGATTGCGGCTATATGGCACGCATCGCCTTCATCATGGATCGTGTCTTTCGTAAATTTGGCTTATCCGGAAAATCCTTTATCCCGATGCTGATCGGTACCGGATGCGGTGTGCCGGGCATTATGGCAAGCCGTACGATTGAAAGTGAAAAGGATCGCCGTATGACGATTATGACGACAACCTTTATTCCATGCAGTGCTAAGCTTCCCATCATCGCTCTGATTGCCGGGGCGTTATTTCAGGGAGCAAGCTGGGTCGCACCAAGTGCATATTTTGTCGGTATTGCGGCGGTCATCTGTTCCGGTATCATGTTAAAGAAAACACGCCTGTTCGCAGGAGATCCTTCTCCCTTTGTTATGGAGCTTCCTGCATATCATATTCCCAAAGCATTGAACGTTCTTCGCAGTATGTGGGAAAGAGGATGGAGCTTTATCAAGAAGGCGGGAAGCATTATCCTGCTGTCTACGATTTTTATCTGGTTTACCTCTAATTTCGGCATGGTAGATGGCAGCTTCACTATGCTGGAGGAAAGCCAGCTGAATGAAAGCTTTCTTGCAAATCTGGGCTCTGCCATTGCACCGCTGTTTGCGCCGCTTGGCTGGGGAGAATGGCAGGCATCCGTTGCGGCAATTACGGGTCTGGTCGCAAAGGAAAATGTTGTTGCGACCTTTGGGATTCTGTATGGATTTGGTGAAGTGGCAGAGGATGGTGCCCAGATTTGGGGAACACTGGCCGCAGGCTTTACCGTAGCTGCTGCGTATTCCTTCCTTGTATTCAATCTGCTGTGTGCGCCCTGCTTTGCGGCGATTGGAGCAATCAAGCGGGAAATGAACAATGCAAAATGGACGATTTTCGCAGTTGCATACCAGTGTATCTTTGCTTATGCGGTTGCCTTCATGATTTTCCAGTTCGCGACCTTCTTCACAACTGGAGTCTTCACGATTGGTACAGTGATTGCACTGCTTGTTCTGCTGGTGCTGCTTGTCCTGCTGTTTCGTCCGGAATCTAAACGACAGGTTGCCTCGGTGAAAGCAAATGCCAACGCATAG
- a CDS encoding FeoB-associated Cys-rich membrane protein, whose amino-acid sequence MATLIISLLLLVLIVFAVRSIRKDDSCSGGCSGCSKSCTHGHGLYEAYKQGEKQNI is encoded by the coding sequence ATGGCTACACTTATCATATCGCTGCTTCTGCTTGTACTCATCGTGTTCGCTGTACGCTCTATTCGCAAGGATGATTCCTGCAGCGGAGGATGCAGTGGCTGTTCCAAAAGCTGCACACACGGACACGGGCTGTATGAAGCATACAAGCAGGGAGAAAAGCAAAACATTTAG
- the manX gene encoding PTS mannose transporter subunit IIAB, which yields MVGIILASHGDFAKGILQSGEMIFGVQQDVKAVTLQPSEGPDDIRAKMEEALTTFENPEQVLFLVDLWGGTPFNQTSGLFHGHEAQWAVVTGLNLPMLIEAFASRMSMETAHEIAAHIFRVAKEGVRLLPEQLEPVEEQPVAEAPKQQGAIPEGTILGDGHIEYVLARIDSRLLHGQVATAWTKTVKPTRIIVVSDGVAKDALRKNLIEQAAPPGVKANVVPVDKMIQVAKDPRFGDTKAMLLFETPQDALRAIEGGVDVKELNIGSMAHSVGKIAVSKVLSLGKEDVKTFEKLKAKGIRFDVRKVPNDSKENMEDIIKKAKAELA from the coding sequence ATGGTAGGAATTATTCTGGCAAGTCACGGTGACTTCGCGAAAGGCATCCTGCAGTCCGGTGAAATGATTTTCGGAGTACAGCAGGATGTAAAAGCAGTTACACTGCAGCCTAGCGAAGGGCCTGATGATATCCGGGCAAAAATGGAAGAAGCACTCACTACATTTGAAAATCCTGAACAGGTTTTATTTCTTGTAGATCTTTGGGGCGGGACACCATTCAATCAGACAAGCGGATTGTTCCATGGACATGAAGCGCAGTGGGCTGTTGTAACAGGCTTGAATCTGCCGATGCTAATTGAAGCATTTGCTTCAAGAATGTCTATGGAAACAGCACATGAAATTGCTGCACACATATTCCGTGTGGCAAAGGAAGGCGTCAGGCTGTTACCTGAACAGCTGGAGCCTGTCGAAGAACAGCCTGTAGCTGAAGCGCCAAAGCAGCAGGGAGCGATACCGGAGGGTACGATTCTTGGCGATGGACATATCGAATACGTGCTGGCACGTATTGATTCCAGACTCTTGCATGGACAGGTTGCCACCGCATGGACAAAGACGGTAAAGCCGACGCGTATCATCGTTGTGTCCGATGGTGTGGCAAAGGATGCGCTGCGTAAAAATCTGATTGAACAGGCGGCTCCTCCGGGAGTAAAGGCAAATGTCGTTCCGGTTGATAAAATGATCCAGGTCGCAAAGGATCCGCGCTTTGGAGATACAAAAGCAATGCTGCTGTTTGAAACACCGCAGGATGCACTGCGTGCCATTGAGGGCGGCGTTGATGTAAAGGAGCTGAATATCGGCTCTATGGCACATTCCGTAGGGAAAATTGCTGTAAGCAAGGTATTGTCTTTAGGAAAAGAGGATGTAAAAACCTTTGAAAAGCTAAAGGCGAAGGGAATCCGTTTTGATGTACGCAAGGTACCGAATGATTCCAAAGAGAATATGGAAGATATTATAAAGAAAGCCAAAGCAGAACTGGCTTGA
- a CDS encoding mannose/fructose/sorbose family PTS transporter subunit IIC has translation MSIITILLIVLVALLAGMEGVLDEFQFHQPLVACTLIGIVSGHMKEGIILGGSLQMMALGWANVGAAIAPDAALASVASAIIMVLGLQGGATDVNTAISTSIAVAVPLSVAGLFLTMICRTIAIPMVHFMDAAAEKGNIRSMEIWQVLAILLQGVRIAIPAAALCVVSPSVVTGVLNQMPDWLSGGMAVGGGMVAAVGYAMVINMMATKETWPFFALGFVLAALNQLTLIALGVIGVVIALVYLSLKEHGSQDGGGSSNTGDPLGDILNDY, from the coding sequence ATGTCAATTATAACAATTTTACTAATCGTTCTTGTTGCTCTGCTGGCTGGTATGGAAGGTGTATTGGATGAATTTCAGTTCCATCAGCCACTGGTAGCCTGTACGCTGATCGGTATTGTCAGCGGACATATGAAGGAAGGCATCATATTAGGAGGCTCCCTGCAGATGATGGCCCTGGGCTGGGCAAACGTCGGAGCAGCGATTGCTCCCGATGCTGCACTTGCCTCTGTCGCATCCGCAATCATCATGGTACTGGGATTACAGGGAGGCGCAACCGATGTAAATACCGCTATTTCCACATCCATTGCTGTTGCTGTACCGCTGTCTGTTGCAGGGCTGTTCTTAACAATGATCTGCCGTACCATTGCAATTCCGATGGTTCACTTTATGGATGCCGCTGCTGAAAAGGGAAATATCCGCTCTATGGAAATCTGGCAGGTGCTTGCTATCCTGCTGCAGGGTGTTCGTATCGCGATTCCTGCTGCTGCTTTATGTGTTGTATCGCCAAGTGTTGTAACCGGTGTATTGAATCAGATGCCGGACTGGCTGTCCGGTGGTATGGCTGTTGGTGGAGGCATGGTAGCTGCTGTAGGTTATGCAATGGTTATCAATATGATGGCTACAAAAGAAACCTGGCCGTTCTTCGCTTTAGGCTTTGTATTGGCTGCCTTGAATCAGCTGACACTGATTGCACTTGGTGTCATCGGTGTTGTTATCGCTCTGGTGTATCTGA